In Musa acuminata AAA Group cultivar baxijiao chromosome BXJ3-9, Cavendish_Baxijiao_AAA, whole genome shotgun sequence, a single genomic region encodes these proteins:
- the LOC135648895 gene encoding diacylglycerol O-acyltransferase 1-like isoform X1, with product MASSRGGEALARSPEPHSPLRRRPPVAAEGDDGRGGVRRGENQGAGGSVWADFSRRASAPVHRRVRESPLSSDAVFKQSHAGLLNLCIVVLIAVNGRLIIENLMKYGLLIRAGFWFSSKSLRDWPLLICCVTLPVFPLGAFTTEKMAQHKFISEPLVICLHVVVTMASILYPVYVIIRFDSAVLSGFTLMFFAIIVWSKLVSYAHTNYDRRVLSKSIHKDDIHSHFPELDDLKWVSFKSLVYFMVAPTLCYQLNYPRTTSIRKGWVIHQIVKLVIFTGLMGFIIEQYINPIIKNSQHPLRGNLLYAIERVLKLSIPTLYVWLCMFYCFFHLWLNILAELLRFGDREFYKDWWNAKTIDEYWRMWNMPVHKWMIRHIYFPCLQNGLPKGVALMIAFFLSAIFHEICVAVPCQIFKFWAFIGIMFQIPLIVLTKYLQNKFKNTKVGNMIFWLFFCILGQPMCILLYYHDVMNRKVKL from the exons ATGGCGAGCTCGCGTGGCGGAGAGGCCCTGGCGCGATCGCCGGAGCCGCACTCGCCGCTCCGCCGCCGCCCGCCCGTCGCGGCCGAAGGGGACGACGGGCGGGGAGGCGTCCGGCGGGGCGAGAACCAGGGTGCGGGAGGCAGTGTCTGGGCCGACTTCTCGCGCCGGGCTTCGGCGCCGGTGCATCGGAGGGTGAGGGAGAGCCCCTTGAGCTCGGACGCGGTCTTTAAGCAG AGCCATGCGGGTCTTTTGAACCTCTGTATCGTAGTGCTAATTGCAGTTAATGGACGGCTCATCATTGAAAACTTGATGAAG TATGGTCTACTGATAAGAGCTGGGTTTTGGTTCAGTTCAAAATCATTGAGAGATTGGCCACTTCTGATATGTTG TGTCACTTTACCTGTTTTTCCTCTTGGTGCTTTTACGACCGAAAAGATGGCTCAGCACAAGTTCATTTCTGAACCA CTTGTTATCTGTCTTCATGTGGTAGTTACAATGGCTTCAATCTTGTATCCAGTTTATGTAATCATCAG GTTTGACTCTGCTGTTTTGTCTGGCTTCACATTGATGTTCTTTGCAATCATAGTTTGGTCCAAGCTTGTATCATATGCACATACGAACTATGATAGAAGAGTACTCTCCAAATCTATTCATAAG GATGATATACATTCCCATTTTCCAGAACTCGATGATTTAAAATGGGTCAGCTTCAAAAGTTTAGTATACTTTATGGTGGCTCCCACACTTTGTTATCAG CTAAACTATCCTCGTACAACATCCATTAGAAAGGGTTGGGTGATCCATCAAATTGTTAAGTTGGTGATATTTACAGGTTTGATGGGCTTCATAATCGAGCAA TATATCAATCCTATCATCAAGAATTCTCAACATCCTTTGAGAGGGAACCTTCTGTATGCTATAGAGAGAGTTCTAAAGCTGTCAATTCCAACTTTGTATGTTTGGCTTTGCATGTTCTATTGCTTTTTTCATTTATG GTTAAATATTCTTGCTGAGCTCCTTCGTTTTGGTGATCGTGAGTTCTACAAAGATTGGTGGAATGCGAAAACAATTGATGAG TATTGGAGAATGTGGAACATG cCTGTCCACAAATGGATGATTCGTCATATATATTTTCCCTGCTTGCAGAATGGCTTACCAAAG GGTGTTGCTCTTATGATAGCCTTCTTTTTATCTGCCATATTCCACGAG ATATGTGTTGCTGTTCCCTGCCAAATATTCAAGTTCTGGGCATTCATAGGAATCATGTTTCAG ATTCCCTTGATCGTGTTGACAAAATATCTCCAGAATAAATTCAAAAACACCAAG GTCGGAAACATGATTTTTTGGCTATTCTTCTGCATTCTGGGACAACCAATGTGTATCCTCTTGTATTACCATGATGTGATGAACAGGAAAGTGAAATTGTAA
- the LOC135648895 gene encoding diacylglycerol O-acyltransferase 1-like isoform X3 produces the protein MASSRGGEALARSPEPHSPLRRRPPVAAEGDDGRGGVRRGENQGAGGSVWADFSRRASAPVHRRVRESPLSSDAVFKQSHAGLLNLCIVVLIAVNGRLIIENLMKYGLLIRAGFWFSSKSLRDWPLLICCVTLPVFPLGAFTTEKMAQHKFISEPLVICLHVVVTMASILYPVYVIIRFDSAVLSGFTLMFFAIIVWSKLVSYAHTNYDRRVLSKSIHKDDIHSHFPELDDLKWVSFKSLVYFMVAPTLCYQLNYPRTTSIRKGWVIHQIVKLVIFTGLMGFIIEQYINPIIKNSQHPLRGNLLYAIERVLKLSIPTLYVWLCMFYCFFHLWLNILAELLRFGDREFYKDWWNAKTIDEYWRMWNMGVALMIAFFLSAIFHEICVAVPCQIFKFWAFIGIMFQIPLIVLTKYLQNKFKNTKVGNMIFWLFFCILGQPMCILLYYHDVMNRKVKL, from the exons ATGGCGAGCTCGCGTGGCGGAGAGGCCCTGGCGCGATCGCCGGAGCCGCACTCGCCGCTCCGCCGCCGCCCGCCCGTCGCGGCCGAAGGGGACGACGGGCGGGGAGGCGTCCGGCGGGGCGAGAACCAGGGTGCGGGAGGCAGTGTCTGGGCCGACTTCTCGCGCCGGGCTTCGGCGCCGGTGCATCGGAGGGTGAGGGAGAGCCCCTTGAGCTCGGACGCGGTCTTTAAGCAG AGCCATGCGGGTCTTTTGAACCTCTGTATCGTAGTGCTAATTGCAGTTAATGGACGGCTCATCATTGAAAACTTGATGAAG TATGGTCTACTGATAAGAGCTGGGTTTTGGTTCAGTTCAAAATCATTGAGAGATTGGCCACTTCTGATATGTTG TGTCACTTTACCTGTTTTTCCTCTTGGTGCTTTTACGACCGAAAAGATGGCTCAGCACAAGTTCATTTCTGAACCA CTTGTTATCTGTCTTCATGTGGTAGTTACAATGGCTTCAATCTTGTATCCAGTTTATGTAATCATCAG GTTTGACTCTGCTGTTTTGTCTGGCTTCACATTGATGTTCTTTGCAATCATAGTTTGGTCCAAGCTTGTATCATATGCACATACGAACTATGATAGAAGAGTACTCTCCAAATCTATTCATAAG GATGATATACATTCCCATTTTCCAGAACTCGATGATTTAAAATGGGTCAGCTTCAAAAGTTTAGTATACTTTATGGTGGCTCCCACACTTTGTTATCAG CTAAACTATCCTCGTACAACATCCATTAGAAAGGGTTGGGTGATCCATCAAATTGTTAAGTTGGTGATATTTACAGGTTTGATGGGCTTCATAATCGAGCAA TATATCAATCCTATCATCAAGAATTCTCAACATCCTTTGAGAGGGAACCTTCTGTATGCTATAGAGAGAGTTCTAAAGCTGTCAATTCCAACTTTGTATGTTTGGCTTTGCATGTTCTATTGCTTTTTTCATTTATG GTTAAATATTCTTGCTGAGCTCCTTCGTTTTGGTGATCGTGAGTTCTACAAAGATTGGTGGAATGCGAAAACAATTGATGAG TATTGGAGAATGTGGAACATG GGTGTTGCTCTTATGATAGCCTTCTTTTTATCTGCCATATTCCACGAG ATATGTGTTGCTGTTCCCTGCCAAATATTCAAGTTCTGGGCATTCATAGGAATCATGTTTCAG ATTCCCTTGATCGTGTTGACAAAATATCTCCAGAATAAATTCAAAAACACCAAG GTCGGAAACATGATTTTTTGGCTATTCTTCTGCATTCTGGGACAACCAATGTGTATCCTCTTGTATTACCATGATGTGATGAACAGGAAAGTGAAATTGTAA
- the LOC135648895 gene encoding diacylglycerol O-acyltransferase 1-like isoform X2 — translation MASSRGGEALARSPEPHSPLRRRPPVAAEGDDGRGGVRRGENQGAGGSVWADFSRRASAPVHRRVRESPLSSDAVFKQSHAGLLNLCIVVLIAVNGRLIIENLMKYGLLIRAGFWFSSKSLRDWPLLICCVTLPVFPLGAFTTEKMAQHKFISEPLVICLHVVVTMASILYPVYVIIRFDSAVLSGFTLMFFAIIVWSKLVSYAHTNYDRRVLSKSIHKDDIHSHFPELDDLKWVSFKSLVYFMVAPTLCYQLNYPRTTSIRKGWVIHQIVKLVIFTGLMGFIIEQYINPIIKNSQHPLRGNLLYAIERVLKLSIPTLYVWLCMFYCFFHLWLNILAELLRFGDREFYKDWWNAKTIDEPVHKWMIRHIYFPCLQNGLPKGVALMIAFFLSAIFHEICVAVPCQIFKFWAFIGIMFQIPLIVLTKYLQNKFKNTKVGNMIFWLFFCILGQPMCILLYYHDVMNRKVKL, via the exons ATGGCGAGCTCGCGTGGCGGAGAGGCCCTGGCGCGATCGCCGGAGCCGCACTCGCCGCTCCGCCGCCGCCCGCCCGTCGCGGCCGAAGGGGACGACGGGCGGGGAGGCGTCCGGCGGGGCGAGAACCAGGGTGCGGGAGGCAGTGTCTGGGCCGACTTCTCGCGCCGGGCTTCGGCGCCGGTGCATCGGAGGGTGAGGGAGAGCCCCTTGAGCTCGGACGCGGTCTTTAAGCAG AGCCATGCGGGTCTTTTGAACCTCTGTATCGTAGTGCTAATTGCAGTTAATGGACGGCTCATCATTGAAAACTTGATGAAG TATGGTCTACTGATAAGAGCTGGGTTTTGGTTCAGTTCAAAATCATTGAGAGATTGGCCACTTCTGATATGTTG TGTCACTTTACCTGTTTTTCCTCTTGGTGCTTTTACGACCGAAAAGATGGCTCAGCACAAGTTCATTTCTGAACCA CTTGTTATCTGTCTTCATGTGGTAGTTACAATGGCTTCAATCTTGTATCCAGTTTATGTAATCATCAG GTTTGACTCTGCTGTTTTGTCTGGCTTCACATTGATGTTCTTTGCAATCATAGTTTGGTCCAAGCTTGTATCATATGCACATACGAACTATGATAGAAGAGTACTCTCCAAATCTATTCATAAG GATGATATACATTCCCATTTTCCAGAACTCGATGATTTAAAATGGGTCAGCTTCAAAAGTTTAGTATACTTTATGGTGGCTCCCACACTTTGTTATCAG CTAAACTATCCTCGTACAACATCCATTAGAAAGGGTTGGGTGATCCATCAAATTGTTAAGTTGGTGATATTTACAGGTTTGATGGGCTTCATAATCGAGCAA TATATCAATCCTATCATCAAGAATTCTCAACATCCTTTGAGAGGGAACCTTCTGTATGCTATAGAGAGAGTTCTAAAGCTGTCAATTCCAACTTTGTATGTTTGGCTTTGCATGTTCTATTGCTTTTTTCATTTATG GTTAAATATTCTTGCTGAGCTCCTTCGTTTTGGTGATCGTGAGTTCTACAAAGATTGGTGGAATGCGAAAACAATTGATGAG cCTGTCCACAAATGGATGATTCGTCATATATATTTTCCCTGCTTGCAGAATGGCTTACCAAAG GGTGTTGCTCTTATGATAGCCTTCTTTTTATCTGCCATATTCCACGAG ATATGTGTTGCTGTTCCCTGCCAAATATTCAAGTTCTGGGCATTCATAGGAATCATGTTTCAG ATTCCCTTGATCGTGTTGACAAAATATCTCCAGAATAAATTCAAAAACACCAAG GTCGGAAACATGATTTTTTGGCTATTCTTCTGCATTCTGGGACAACCAATGTGTATCCTCTTGTATTACCATGATGTGATGAACAGGAAAGTGAAATTGTAA
- the LOC135648895 gene encoding diacylglycerol O-acyltransferase 1-like isoform X4 — translation MASSRGGEALARSPEPHSPLRRRPPVAAEGDDGRGGVRRGENQGAGGSVWADFSRRASAPVHRRVRESPLSSDAVFKQSHAGLLNLCIVVLIAVNGRLIIENLMKYGLLIRAGFWFSSKSLRDWPLLICCVTLPVFPLGAFTTEKMAQHKFISEPLVICLHVVVTMASILYPVYVIIRFDSAVLSGFTLMFFAIIVWSKLVSYAHTNYDRRVLSKSIHKDDIHSHFPELDDLKWVSFKSLVYFMVAPTLCYQLNYPRTTSIRKGWVIHQIVKLVIFTGLMGFIIEQYINPIIKNSQHPLRGNLLYAIERVLKLSIPTLYVWLCMFYCFFHLWLNILAELLRFGDREFYKDWWNAKTIDEGVALMIAFFLSAIFHEICVAVPCQIFKFWAFIGIMFQIPLIVLTKYLQNKFKNTKVGNMIFWLFFCILGQPMCILLYYHDVMNRKVKL, via the exons ATGGCGAGCTCGCGTGGCGGAGAGGCCCTGGCGCGATCGCCGGAGCCGCACTCGCCGCTCCGCCGCCGCCCGCCCGTCGCGGCCGAAGGGGACGACGGGCGGGGAGGCGTCCGGCGGGGCGAGAACCAGGGTGCGGGAGGCAGTGTCTGGGCCGACTTCTCGCGCCGGGCTTCGGCGCCGGTGCATCGGAGGGTGAGGGAGAGCCCCTTGAGCTCGGACGCGGTCTTTAAGCAG AGCCATGCGGGTCTTTTGAACCTCTGTATCGTAGTGCTAATTGCAGTTAATGGACGGCTCATCATTGAAAACTTGATGAAG TATGGTCTACTGATAAGAGCTGGGTTTTGGTTCAGTTCAAAATCATTGAGAGATTGGCCACTTCTGATATGTTG TGTCACTTTACCTGTTTTTCCTCTTGGTGCTTTTACGACCGAAAAGATGGCTCAGCACAAGTTCATTTCTGAACCA CTTGTTATCTGTCTTCATGTGGTAGTTACAATGGCTTCAATCTTGTATCCAGTTTATGTAATCATCAG GTTTGACTCTGCTGTTTTGTCTGGCTTCACATTGATGTTCTTTGCAATCATAGTTTGGTCCAAGCTTGTATCATATGCACATACGAACTATGATAGAAGAGTACTCTCCAAATCTATTCATAAG GATGATATACATTCCCATTTTCCAGAACTCGATGATTTAAAATGGGTCAGCTTCAAAAGTTTAGTATACTTTATGGTGGCTCCCACACTTTGTTATCAG CTAAACTATCCTCGTACAACATCCATTAGAAAGGGTTGGGTGATCCATCAAATTGTTAAGTTGGTGATATTTACAGGTTTGATGGGCTTCATAATCGAGCAA TATATCAATCCTATCATCAAGAATTCTCAACATCCTTTGAGAGGGAACCTTCTGTATGCTATAGAGAGAGTTCTAAAGCTGTCAATTCCAACTTTGTATGTTTGGCTTTGCATGTTCTATTGCTTTTTTCATTTATG GTTAAATATTCTTGCTGAGCTCCTTCGTTTTGGTGATCGTGAGTTCTACAAAGATTGGTGGAATGCGAAAACAATTGATGAG GGTGTTGCTCTTATGATAGCCTTCTTTTTATCTGCCATATTCCACGAG ATATGTGTTGCTGTTCCCTGCCAAATATTCAAGTTCTGGGCATTCATAGGAATCATGTTTCAG ATTCCCTTGATCGTGTTGACAAAATATCTCCAGAATAAATTCAAAAACACCAAG GTCGGAAACATGATTTTTTGGCTATTCTTCTGCATTCTGGGACAACCAATGTGTATCCTCTTGTATTACCATGATGTGATGAACAGGAAAGTGAAATTGTAA